GCAGGGCGCCGATCGAGGCGGGCTGATCGACGACGACCAGGACCCGGCCGTGCCGGGCGAGTTTGGTGAACAGGGTCTTCAGACGTTTCTCGGTGTTCGGCAGCGGCGCATCGTGCAGCCGCTTTCCGTCCCGGCCGAGGGCGACCGCGTGGTGGTCGCTCTTGCCGACGTCGAGCCCGAGGAACACGTCGTACTCGTTGTGCACCGCATGCCTTCCATCACCGCAGGTCAACCGGGGTCCAGTCGCGGTCGGGCGTCGAACTGCCGGCACCCACGTTACGAAGAGACCAACCCCAGCAAGCGGGGCGGCCGGGTCCCTATTCAGCGGTCCGTCGACGCCACCCGACCCGGCGGCAACACCCCCCGGATCATGCGTACGACAGGGGGAAAGAGCCATACCGAGCCGAGCGACCAAACAACCCCGAAGGGGTTGATCAAAAAGGTAACGGGGAAGCCCACCGGAGCGCGGCGGAGCACGGTGCGACAGATCACGGTGCAGGCAGACCACGGTGCGGCGGAGCGCGGTGCGGCGGAGCGCGGTGCGGCGGAGCGCGGTGCGGCGGAGCGCGGTGCGGCGGAGCGCGGTGCGGCGGAGCGCGGTGCGGCGGAGCGGACCGGGACGTGGCGGAGCGGGGCGCGGTCCGCCGGACGCGCGCTACAGCGCGTCGTCGAGCAGGATCTCACGCAGGTCGGCCGGGGTCACCAGGTAGACGCCGAGCACGCGGACCCGGGCGGCGCGGCACACCTCGTACGTCGCGTGGAACCAGGCGCGGTCGGAGGCGCTCACGGCGCCGGACCCGGGGCGGGTCAGCACCACCAGCACGCCGCCGCCGGGCGGCTCGCGGGTGAGCGAGGCGGCGAAGGCGGCGACGGTGCCGCGCGGGCCGTCACCGTCCGCGAACGGCGGGGGCTCGTCGACCGGGCGGTGCACCCGCACCCGGTTGTCCCGGTCGCAGAGCACGAAACGCACGCCGTACCGCGCCCGGTCGGCGCGGGTGAGCACGCGTGTCAGGTGCTCGTCGATCGCCGCCGGCGTGTCCAGGCGCGCCTCGTCCATAGTCGACCATCGTTTCACCGCGGGGCGGCCGTCGCCATCCCCCGATAGCGCGCGAATCAGACCACCGTGTCCGAAATATCAGGCTAGAACGGGCAGGCGCTTCTCGAAGCAGACGCTGTGCGGGGCGCCCAGATAGTCCCCGTACGACCCGATCGGTTCGTAGCCGGCACTCCGGTAGAGCGACATCGCCACCGGCAGGTAACCGCCGGTCTCCAGGCGCACCACGCGGTAACCGGCGCGGGCGGCCAGCTCCTCCAGCTCCGCCAGGATCGCCCGGGAGAAGCCCTGGCCGCGGAACCCCGGCCGGACGTACATCCGCTTGATCTCGGCCGTGTCCGGGTCGAGCGTGACCACCGCGCCGCACGCGACCGCGTGCCCGTTGACGATCCCCACCAGGTACGACGCGCCCGTCCGCACCGGACGGACCGCGACCGCCACCGAGGCGAGCTCACGCTGCTGCTCAAGGATGAGTGCGTGGAGCTCGGGGTCGGTGGCGGTCCGGGGCTCAATCAACATGAACCGAGGTTAGTCACGCCCGTTTTCTACGAGGTTTCGGAGAAATGGCCCGGAGCCGTGGTGATCACGACCACTGGTCCTCGACGGCCTTCTCGGACTGGAGCGTCGCGATCCACGCGGACTCCTCCGGGATGACCGTGTGCTGCCGCCGCGCCTTCCGCGCCGCCAGCCGGTCCGCCGCGGTGGGCCGGTGGTTCTTCTCCTCCAGGCGGATGTCGGTGCCGCGCGGGCCGGCCAGGTACTCCCCGGCGTCCGGATGCCACTCGAACTCCCAGGTGCTGATGCGCACCACGTCGCCCGGCTCGGCACCGGCCTTGGCCAGCGCGTCCTCCACTCCGAGCCGGTCG
This genomic window from Catenuloplanes niger contains:
- a CDS encoding GNAT family N-acetyltransferase yields the protein MLIEPRTATDPELHALILEQQRELASVAVAVRPVRTGASYLVGIVNGHAVACGAVVTLDPDTAEIKRMYVRPGFRGQGFSRAILAELEELAARAGYRVVRLETGGYLPVAMSLYRSAGYEPIGSYGDYLGAPHSVCFEKRLPVLA